In Neofelis nebulosa isolate mNeoNeb1 chromosome 13, mNeoNeb1.pri, whole genome shotgun sequence, the genomic stretch ACTCCATCCTGCTGAGGGTGTAATATAATTTTAGGGGCTTCAGATCCTTCCTTCAAATCAGATTAGTGCCTTGGAAGTTGATGGGTTCTGGTGCCACTGGGCCTCAGCTGGGGTTTCAGAGCTTCTGTGCTGAAGATGTTTTCCTGGACTTTTCTAGGGACTGTCAAACCAGATATTTCTATCCAAACTGGAGGATGTTTATTAAAACTTTGAAGTTTTAGCATCTCACCTATTTTTCCCATTGATGCTTTCAGGCAGTGTCATCAGGCTAGGAACCAGACCACATTGTGCAGAAATCTTTTTCTGGCtagcactttttaaagtttagaggcacttagttttaaataatttttgtttgacTGCAGCTAGCTGGTGGGTTTTTGggtaaaaattatacatacatacacgtatatatattctttctcttttattagtTATGGGAGATGGGAAGTTCTATAATTTTGCTTTACCCTACCATCTTTACTTGAAAATCTGTATGATTTCCTTAACATTTGCTTTCGACATGACTAATAATACAGATGTACTTTAGAAACTCTTAATTTTTAAGGTATAGGGATGGGttggaataaatttttttaattaaaaaataaaacaaattaaagacaGTGTtgtaagataattttaaaaaccatcagaGACCCTAggcatgtgtttttcttttattcacatTCTATACTTGTGTATGCTTTTACAGATTTTTATATAATCACAGAGTATCTAGTGAGCAGTAAGCATATAGCATATTATATTTCTGCAAATGTTAGGGTAAACACTTTAATTTTTGTCTCATCTTTGTAATCTCATCATGTGGCAATGATATGTCATACCTTATTAAACAGTTCCTCAAATAAAGGATACTAGTTGTTTTTAGTTATATGCCCTTTTATGTACATTGAACCTTTGTGAGTTTGTTTTGtgttacctttaaaataaatttgggagGTTGAGATTAGTGGACTAATTAACTTTATTAAATCATACTTTTAACCGTGGCACTACCTGTGCAGACCGTTTATATTACTAGTTGCTTAAAATTATAGCTGATAGCTCCATCCTTAATGTCAGACTTTTTTGTGTGCTATTGTATTCTTTTCCTATATCCTACCAtgatcttattaaaaaaaattttttttttatgtttttatttatttttgagacagagacagagcatgagcaagggaagggcagagagagagggagacacagaatctgaagaaggctccaggctctgagctgtcagcacagagcccgatgcagggctcaagctcacggactgtgagatcatgacctgagctgaagtcggacgcttaaccgactgagccacccaggcgcccctaaatttttttttttaacgtttatttgtttttgagacagagagagacagagcatgaatgggggagggtcagagagagggagacacagaatccaaaacaggctccaggctctgagctgtcagcacagagcccgacacggggctcgaactcacggaccgcgagatcatgacctgagccgaagtcggacgctcaaccgactgagccacccaggcgccccactaaatttttttttaatatttatttttgagagagagagagacagagtgtgagtgggggaggggtacagagagagggagacacagaatccgaaacaggatccaggctctgagctgtcaacacagagcccggcgggggactcgagctcacggactgtgagatcatgacctgaactgaagtctgatgccaattgactgtgtcacccaggcgccccatcctacCATGATTTtagtaatgaattttaaaaatgtattccagTTTTTATAAGATCAcgtatgctttaaaaattaacaaaatcatggggcgcctgatggctcagttggttaagtgtctgactcttgatttcagctcaggtcatgatctcacagttggtgagcctgctccctgcatcgggctctgcactgagagtgcagagcctgtttgggattctctctctcctctctctgcccctcccctgctctctctgtctcttaatatctctctctctctctctctctctctctctctctctcaagataaataaaaaaaaaaaaagaacaaaatcacattttcttatttttgtaataattccatttttattcatgattttatctatttgggtcatctcccttttctttttgagaagcctggccagaggtttatcaattttgtttagtttttcaaaaaaccaactcttggtttcattgatctgctacagtttttttagattctatattgtttatttttgctctgatctttattatttctcttcttctgctaggtttggggtgtctttgctattctgattctagttcctttaggtatgctgttagattttgtatttgggacttttcttgtttcttgagataggcctggattgccatgtattttcctctcaggactgccttcgctgcatcccaaagcatttggattgttgtattttcattttcatttgtttccatatatttttaaatttcttctctaattgcctggttgacccattcattctttagtagggtgttctttaaggcttttggaggttttccagactttttcctgtggttaatttcaagcttcatagcattgtggtctgaaagtgtgcatggtatgatctcagttcttttatacttattaagggctgttttgtgacccagtatgtgatctgtcttggaaaatgttccatgtgcactcgagaagaaagtgtattctgttggtttgggatgcagagttctaagtatatctgtcaagtccatctgatccaatgtatcattcagggcccttgtttctttattgatcctgtgtctagatgatctatccgttgttgtaagtggagtattaaagtcccctgcaattaccacattctaaTCAATAGGGTTGCTTATGTGattaatgtttgtgattaatttgttttatatatttgggggctcccgtattcggtgcatagacatttataattgttagctcttcctgatggatagaccctgtaattattatataatgcccttcttcatctcttgttacagcctttaatttaaagtctagtttgtctgatataagtatggctaccccagctttcttttgacttccagtagcatgatagatagttctccatcccctcacttccaatctgaaggtgtcctcaggtctaaaacgagtctcttgtagacagcaaatggatggatcttgtttttttatccattctgacattttcttatttttaaaggcgATAATGtccaaagtgaaaaaataatttggattgAAATTGGAAGGTGTGCtatagaagtatttatttttttaaaaacacagtcaACATCGGTagtctaattttattatttctggatTTTGCTATCACTATGCATAGCCCAAGTTTATAAAAgtgtttataaaaatgttctttgctttctcctaacattaatttattaatttaattagtgcattcaatatttataaagaattttttaggAATCATAAGTAGCTTTTGTGCTTTGATCATTTAATTGtctaagaatatatattcttattatgTAATACCCCATGTAATTGTGCTTACTTAGGAatgtttaatctattttttttgtcTCCTCAGATTCTGTCAAATTTTAAGAACAAATGCACCTTATAGCTCatggaagaaaaaacacaaatcaagTCATTTTTGGGTTCCAAGTTGCCAAAGTATGGAACAAAATCTGTGAGAAGTACACTACAGCCAATGCCCAGTGGGACACCTGTTAATTTATTGGGAACTTCCAAGAGTGGCAACGTCAAAAGTTATATCAAAAATAATGGCTCTGATTGCCCATCATCCCATTCATTTAATTGGAGAACGACAACTAAATACCAGCTTAGTGCACAAAGTGCTGAAGAGCATAATAGTACTCAAACTTCACATGATAAAGTGATTGATCCTGAAAAACATGTACCTACTCAAGGAATGTTTGATAAAAATGGGATAAAGGGAGGCTTGAAAAGTATTTCTTTACTTACATCAAAGTTAGCAAAGCCATCTACTATGTTTGTGTCATCTACAGAGGAGTTAAACCAAAAGTCTTTGTCTGGACCATCTAGTTTGGGTAAATTTACCAAAGGCACATTATTAGGAAGGACTTCATATTCTTCAGTCAATGCTCCAAAATCGCAGTTGAATGGATTGTATGGAAACCGTTCATCTGGTAGCATACAAAGGCCTAGAGCAAACTCCTGTGCCACCAGAAGCACTTCTGGAGAAGGCTTAGCACAATCCCTAGACAATATTAAATCTCTTACTTGTGAAAAAATGGTAAGGTCACAAAGTTTTTCACATTCCATTCAAAACTCATTCCTTCCACCTTCATCTATAACCAGATCACATTCCTTCAATAGAGCTGCAGATCTTACAAAGCCTTATCAGAACCAACAGCTACCCATTAGAGTGCCTCTGAGGTCCAGTATGCTAACAAGAAATTCCCGGCAGTCAGAAGTACTCAATGGGAATGATCATTTAGGGTATGGATTTAATAGGCCTTATGCTGCTGGTGGAAAGAAGCTGGCTTTACCAAATGGCCCAGGTGTAACATCCACGTTGGGTTATAGGATGGTTCATCCCTCTCTACTGAAATCTAGCCGACCTCCATTTTCTGGGACTATCACAGTTGATGGTAATAAAAATTCACCTGCTGCTACATGTGTAGAGGAAAGTGCTGCACTTATGGCTAAGGACAGAGCTACTAGTAAAGACCAAGAACTAATTGAAAATGATAGTTACAGAACAGAAAATGACCAGACCATGAAGCATGATACTAAAATTAGATACCTGAGTGATGATGTGGATgatatttctttgtcttctttgtcGTCTTCtgataaaaatgatttaagtgAAGACTTTAGTGATGATTTTATAGATATAGAAGACTCCAACAGAACTAGAATAACTCCAGAGGAAATTTCtctcaaagaagaaaagcatGAAAACGTACCACCGAAGGATATATTTGATtccccaaaggaaaatgaaaaaagtaaaactgatgAGTGGATAGATATAAGTGTCTCTGGTAAATATTAATATCCTTAAATTTGTTTGGTTTCTCCTAGATAATATAACTGAACTTAGGATTAGCTTTTGAATAATTCCAGGATACTGTCAGTTTCATGGAGGGATGGATCTAGATAAAATTGGGGCAGGGCAACATTTATCTTCCTTGTGACTTTTGCTTCTGGTCCtatttttcactatttaaaaCAATGTCAATAAAAACACTCTTCCCCTAATGTATCTTACCTTTGTCTTCATTGACTGTCATGCATAGACATGTCCTGCATGTCATGCAACTTTTCTTACTTGcttcaaagtttttttctttttccccacttccCTCAACAGTGGCATGCCATTTTAAACCATCTCTTCCTTTACAGTAATAGATCCTATTTGTTTAGAGTAAAGCTATACCAAAGGGTAAATGAGCTAATGTTTTAATATAGGTTATGTCCAATGTAATGCATATTTTTATCCtcggaaattttcatttttttaaaggaggactTAGATTTCTTGTTTAGCAAAATATTATTGTTATACTTTCAGAGgagctttatttaattttttaactgaagaaaGTGAGATTAGCACCTGTTAAACATTTCTGCTTGTACTTGGTTATACTGGCACTGAAAGTCTGGAGAAAATGTATCTCTGCCCATATAACCTGAATAAAGAGCAAACTGAAGGGATTGGGGATAGACTTGTGATCTGGTCAAGGGCCTGGGGCATGCCTAAAGATAGGCATAAACCCTTGCCTATTTGAGGGTCTTCTAGTTAGAAGTGATTGCCAGAACAAGTATTTCCCTTACAAGGAGGCAACCCTGAACTTGAATGATATATACTTAGTAAGGAGTTTCCTGGCCAGTGTGTAAAAGTAAATATCTTaggaaatagtaaaagaaatgaggctttatttataattctagAAATGTTGGAGAAGTGAAAGATGGCTCAATGAATTTTCTTCATGTGTATTGGGAAACATTTCAGTAAGTTATTTAAGATTTGGctcctgatttttttgttttttagaacttAGAAAATTCTATAGTTACTGATACCTTTTTGCCAACTTTTTTGTTATAACGAATTATTAGAGCTTATATTTTTAGAAcctgagaaatatatttttgtgaattaataactttttttctttctcttttaaaaaatcaattgaagACAGGAGTGAATGTACAAAACATACTTCTGGGAATAACTTGATTTCACCAGATACAGATTACAGAGCTGGTTCTTCATTTGAGCTCTCTCCATCTGATAGCTCTGATGGAACATACATGTGGGATGAAGAGGGCTTGGAGCCCATTGGAAATGTACATCCAGTTGGGAGCTATGAGTCCTCGGAAATGAACAGCATAGTATGTATGGatttatatatccttttgaaagattttctttACCTTACTATGTAAAGACTTGTAATACTgactagatttttttaagtttatgaattAGCTCTCCtagtttaagaaaatgaaatttgtatCTGTTAAGGGCCTATGAAACATCTGACCTTAATACATAATAAAGCATATATTTGTGTCACATGACAATTAAGTTAAATATACTCTCatacatatttgtaatatatacacatatataggtagatagatatactGTATTCAGGTTAAGCTAAGCTACTGGTTCTCAAAGTCAGGGAGGAAGGCAGTGTCTGGTCTGGAGCTAATTTTGGTGGTTATATTGAGGGGTGCTACTGACAAATAGTGGGTAGATGCCAGGAATGCTGCTTAATGTCCTAAAGTGGCATAAGACAACACCCACAGCAAAGGGTTATTCATCCCAAGATGTCAGTAGTGCCACTGTTGAGAAATCCTGGACTAGGCTATGCTGAGGTAACATTTAAGTGccaagtcagtggcttaacctaataaaagcttatttttttttactatttcaaaGTCTTTCGTAGGTCTGGAAAACTCTATAGGGTAACTGTCTTCAGTGTTTTAAGCTGCTttcatcttcatcatcaccaAAAGAAGGTGGCTTCACCATCTCCTTTTGaggccatatgttttcactggtATAGAGGAAGAGTGCTGCTGGTCTGATAAATGCAATTACTTGCCTTGGCCTGCAGATGGCACATGGTACTTTCACACACAACCTGTTGATCCTGACTAATTTTAGGTACTAACTCCGCAGAAGTGTAATTTTCCTGTGTGCCTGGAAGGCAAGGGAACCAGATTTGAGGGAGCACTAGAAGACCtaccatatatttttatgtgtgtattttaagagACATTGCAAGTAATGTGGCTCATATGCCGTAGGAGTAAAGTGTGGTTTGTGTGGTTGCAGTGATTCACTGTAATtattcattatataaaatatgattttacagTAGTTGTATGGGAAACTTGGTAGTCTTTTGGATATATTAAGTTCCAAGTGGATTTCAGGCAGTGTAATTTTCAACACTGTCGTAAACCTGTGACTTcggaaaaacaaaaattgttacCAGAGGCTTGTTAAATTGCACATAGGGAGGacacatattttaatatagaGAGAGTATCTCTATCTCATTAGATAAAGGAAACTTAGAAAAGattacaggggtacctgggtggctcagtcagttaagcatctgactcttggtttgggctaaggtcatgatctcacagtttgtgggatcaagacccgtgtccagctctgtgctgactacatagagcctacttgggattctgtctttcctctctcccttgaTCATTCCCCGCATGTGCGCACGCTCTggcatgtgctgtctctctctctctctcaaaataaataaatgaacattaaaagaaaagaaaagattacaGTTTGGGCCGCATGTGCTTTCTTACAAGGACTTTTTAAAGCGAATATGatcaaaatggggataaaaattgtttccagcagatggcagCAATAATCCACTTTAGTACCGGACATTTTTCAGAGATTCTCACTATTTTCAGTTAACTGTTCCTGTAACTTAATGATGAAATAGCCTCTAAAAGAGTTCAGAATGCACTTGAATTGACCATTCGTCTTTAAGTTCATAAATCTTCTTCtgatctaaaaggaaaaaagtctgaGATAGTTTGGAGGATTGATGGCAAATGTTGAAACAGTGTTAAGATCTCGTTGTGACAGTGGATTTACCATTTTTGTTCCAAAATTCTAtcaattttttgctttttatatttttaatgtattttgttagGTGTGTACTTGttcagaattgttttctttgtgaaataggACTTAAAGTCATAATTTAGTGATCTTCTCTATTACTCATGCTTTTTGTCTTAAAGCCTTTCCCCCCCAGATATTG encodes the following:
- the CCSER2 gene encoding serine-rich coiled-coil domain-containing protein 2 isoform X1, producing MEEKTQIKSFLGSKLPKYGTKSVRSTLQPMPSGTPVNLLGTSKSGNVKSYIKNNGSDCPSSHSFNWRTTTKYQLSAQSAEEHNSTQTSHDKVIDPEKHVPTQGMFDKNGIKGGLKSISLLTSKLAKPSTMFVSSTEELNQKSLSGPSSLGKFTKGTLLGRTSYSSVNAPKSQLNGLYGNRSSGSIQRPRANSCATRSTSGEGLAQSLDNIKSLTCEKMVRSQSFSHSIQNSFLPPSSITRSHSFNRAADLTKPYQNQQLPIRVPLRSSMLTRNSRQSEVLNGNDHLGYGFNRPYAAGGKKLALPNGPGVTSTLGYRMVHPSLLKSSRPPFSGTITVDGNKNSPAATCVEESAALMAKDRATSKDQELIENDSYRTENDQTMKHDTKIRYLSDDVDDISLSSLSSSDKNDLSEDFSDDFIDIEDSNRTRITPEEISLKEEKHENVPPKDIFDSPKENEKSKTDEWIDISVSDRSECTKHTSGNNLISPDTDYRAGSSFELSPSDSSDGTYMWDEEGLEPIGNVHPVGSYESSEMNSIDILNNLESCDLEDDDLMLDVDLPEDAPLENVECDNMNRFDRSDRNVRQSQEGFWKRPPQRWSGQEHYHLSHPDHYHHHGKSDLSRGSPYRESPLGHFETYGGTPFFQAQKIFVDVPENTVILDEMTLRHMVQDCTAVKTQLLKLKRLLHQHDGSGSLHDIQLSLPSSPEPEDGDQIYKNEDLLNEIKQLKEEIKKKDEKIQLLEHQLATRCNCHQKFKEEKCTYAEKYTQTPWRRIPPQVLQPSSSLPRPTDHAQGKLIKPQHIEAHSECTSQGIHQVVAHLDESFTHGLQQENNYSLEDRPFSSSPQFTEDVAKITPSEADLNMTMNAQEPYHSTNNQISDMQSVPTSLQTLPQSSTVDQATRVGRNPSSLEGYTSQPKSLPLFKPSISNSLVPPPVSESSSSRTPTCKKSPIITPCNSSKLQPASSQTNLASNSNPKASKLRPPSGSFRQKQISNSQPEPQNFQAKTSIPRPLTRRKEIMQNLNGSLNSGDCLASNRYSRLPKPKIH
- the CCSER2 gene encoding serine-rich coiled-coil domain-containing protein 2 isoform X3 — translated: MEEKTQIKSFLGSKLPKYGTKSVRSTLQPMPSGTPVNLLGTSKSGNVKSYIKNNGSDCPSSHSFNWRTTTKYQLSAQSAEEHNSTQTSHDKVIDPEKHVPTQGMFDKNGIKGGLKSISLLTSKLAKPSTMFVSSTEELNQKSLSGPSSLGKFTKGTLLGRTSYSSVNAPKSQLNGLYGNRSSGSIQRPRANSCATRSTSGEGLAQSLDNIKSLTCEKMVRSQSFSHSIQNSFLPPSSITRSHSFNRAADLTKPYQNQQLPIRVPLRSSMLTRNSRQSEVLNGNDHLGYGFNRPYAAGGKKLALPNGPGVTSTLGYRMVHPSLLKSSRPPFSGTITVDGNKNSPAATCVEESAALMAKDRATSKDQELIENDSYRTENDQTMKHDTKIRYLSDDVDDISLSSLSSSDKNDLSEDFSDDFIDIEDSNRTRITPEEISLKEEKHENVPPKDIFDSPKENEKSKTDEWIDISVSDRSECTKHTSGNNLISPDTDYRAGSSFELSPSDSSDGTYMWDEEGLEPIGNVHPVGSYESSEMNSIDILNNLESCDLEDDDLMLDVDLPEDAPLENVECDNMNRFDRSDRNVRQSQEGFWKRPPQRWSGQEHYHLSHPDHYHHHGKSDLSRGSPYRESPLGHFETYGGTPFFQAQKIFVDVPENTVILDEMTLRHMVQDCTAVKTQLLKLKRLLHQHDGSGSLHDIQLSLPSSPEPEDGDQIYKNEDLLNEIKQLKEEIKKKDEKIQLLEHQLATRCNCHQKFKEEKCTYAEKYTQTPWRRIPGGYSAPSFSPWQGSFQGIPRTVPPHRRQSESVSLTPILLWLPLHASSTTAFQQPSQTHRPRPGKTNKAATYRGPQ
- the CCSER2 gene encoding serine-rich coiled-coil domain-containing protein 2 isoform X2, encoding MEEKTQIKSFLGSKLPKYGTKSVRSTLQPMPSGTPVNLLGTSKSGNVKSYIKNNGSDCPSSHSFNWRTTTKYQLSAQSAEEHNSTQTSHDKVIDPEKHVPTQGMFDKNGIKGGLKSISLLTSKLAKPSTMFVSSTEELNQKSLSGPSSLGKFTKGTLLGRTSYSSVNAPKSQLNGLYGNRSSGSIQRPRANSCATRSTSGEGLAQSLDNIKSLTCEKMVRSQSFSHSIQNSFLPPSSITRSHSFNRAADLTKPYQNQQLPIRVPLRSSMLTRNSRQSEVLNGNDHLGYGFNRPYAAGGKKLALPNGPGVTSTLGYRMVHPSLLKSSRPPFSGTITVDGNKNSPAATCVEESAALMAKDRATSKDQELIENDSYRTENDQTMKHDTKIRYLSDDVDDISLSSLSSSDKNDLSEDFSDDFIDIEDSNRTRITPEEISLKEEKHENVPPKDIFDSPKENEKSKTDEWIDISVSDRSECTKHTSGNNLISPDTDYRAGSSFELSPSDSSDGTYMWDEEGLEPIGNVHPVGSYESSEMNSIDILNNLESCDLEDDDLMLDVDLPEDAPLENVECDNMNRFDRSDRNVRQSQEGFWKRPPQRWSGQEHYHLSHPDHYHHHGKSDLSRGSPYRESPLGHFETYGGTPFFQAQKIFVDVPENTVILDEMTLRHMVQDCTAVKTQLLKLKRLLHQHDGSGSLHDIQLSLPSSPEPEDGDQIYKNEDLLNEIKQLKEEIKKKDEKIQLLEHQLATRCNCHQKFKEEKCTYAEKYTQTPWRRIPGGYSAPSFSPWQGSFQGIPRTVPPHRRQSESVSLTPILLWLPLHGVEKLVHYFSDKACLKYYSLPAAFPDPQTTPREN
- the CCSER2 gene encoding serine-rich coiled-coil domain-containing protein 2 isoform X5 produces the protein MEEKTQIKSFLGSKLPKYGTKSVRSTLQPMPSGTPVNLLGTSKSGNVKSYIKNNGSDCPSSHSFNWRTTTKYQLSAQSAEEHNSTQTSHDKVIDPEKHVPTQGMFDKNGIKGGLKSISLLTSKLAKPSTMFVSSTEELNQKSLSGPSSLGKFTKGTLLGRTSYSSVNAPKSQLNGLYGNRSSGSIQRPRANSCATRSTSGEGLAQSLDNIKSLTCEKMVRSQSFSHSIQNSFLPPSSITRSHSFNRAADLTKPYQNQQLPIRVPLRSSMLTRNSRQSEVLNGNDHLGYGFNRPYAAGGKKLALPNGPGVTSTLGYRMVHPSLLKSSRPPFSGTITVDGNKNSPAATCVEESAALMAKDRATSKDQELIENDSYRTENDQTMKHDTKIRYLSDDVDDISLSSLSSSDKNDLSEDFSDDFIDIEDSNRTRITPEEISLKEEKHENVPPKDIFDSPKENEKSKTDEWIDISVSDRSECTKHTSGNNLISPDTDYRAGSSFELSPSDSSDGTYMWDEEGLEPIGNVHPVGSYESSEMNSIDILNNLESCDLEDDDLMLDVDLPEDAPLENVECDNMNRFDRSDRNVRQSQEGFWKRPPQRWSGQEHYHLSHPDHYHHHGKSDLSRGSPYRESPLGHFETYGGTPFFQAQKIFVDVPENTVILDEMTLRHMVQDCTAVKTQLLKLKRLLHQHDGSGSLHDIQLSLPSSPEPEDGDQIYKNEDLLNEIKQLKEEIKKKDEKIQLLEHQLATRCNCHQKFKEEKCTYAEKYTQTPWRRIPGGYSAPSFSPWQGSFQGIPRTVPPHRRQTSSTTAFQQPSQTHRPRPGKTNKAATYRGPQ
- the CCSER2 gene encoding serine-rich coiled-coil domain-containing protein 2 isoform X4: MEEKTQIKSFLGSKLPKYGTKSVRSTLQPMPSGTPVNLLGTSKSGNVKSYIKNNGSDCPSSHSFNWRTTTKYQLSAQSAEEHNSTQTSHDKVIDPEKHVPTQGMFDKNGIKGGLKSISLLTSKLAKPSTMFVSSTEELNQKSLSGPSSLGKFTKGTLLGRTSYSSVNAPKSQLNGLYGNRSSGSIQRPRANSCATRSTSGEGLAQSLDNIKSLTCEKMVRSQSFSHSIQNSFLPPSSITRSHSFNRAADLTKPYQNQQLPIRVPLRSSMLTRNSRQSEVLNGNDHLGYGFNRPYAAGGKKLALPNGPGVTSTLGYRMVHPSLLKSSRPPFSGTITVDGNKNSPAATCVEESAALMAKDRATSKDQELIENDSYRTENDQTMKHDTKIRYLSDDVDDISLSSLSSSDKNDLSEDFSDDFIDIEDSNRTRITPEEISLKEEKHENVPPKDIFDSPKENEKSKTDEWIDISVSDRSECTKHTSGNNLISPDTDYRAGSSFELSPSDSSDGTYMWDEEGLEPIGNVHPVGSYESSEMNSIDILNNLESCDLEDDDLMLDVDLPEDAPLENVECDNMNRFDRSDRNVRQSQEGFWKRPPQRWSGQEHYHLSHPDHYHHHGKSDLSRGSPYRESPLGHFETYGGTPFFQAQKIFVDVPENTVILDEMTLRHMVQDCTAVKTQLLKLKRLLHQHDGSGSLHDIQLSLPSSPEPEDGDQIYKNEDLLNEIKQLKEEIKKKDEKIQLLEHQLATRCNCHQKFKEEKCTYAEKYTQTPWRRIPGGYSAPSFSPWQGSFQGIPRTVPPHRRQRVEKLVHYFSDKACLKYYSLPAAFPDPQTTPREN